The following are from one region of the Leptolyngbya sp. 'hensonii' genome:
- a CDS encoding DNA/RNA non-specific endonuclease: MVVQTPTSVHLLLGNPSGATPDLGNGNNYLIVRSQYALSYSDRRKIPNWVSWQLNRSWLGSTDRRNNFRPDPDLPGGWEKVTPVDYRDGEYDRGHMIPSGDRTASPEDNSATFLMTNIVPQTPDNNQGPWRELEEYCRYLALRGQELYIVSGTAGRRSTIGKNRVVVPARLWKIVVVLDEPGTGLRGITPNTRVMAVDMPNIEGIRNRNWRTYYTTVDRLEQLTGYDFLSTVDPKIQQVIEARQSS, encoded by the coding sequence ATGGTGGTGCAAACGCCGACCTCGGTGCATCTGCTGTTGGGGAACCCCAGCGGGGCAACCCCTGATCTGGGTAATGGGAACAACTATCTGATCGTCAGATCCCAGTACGCATTGTCCTACAGCGATCGGCGCAAGATTCCTAATTGGGTGAGCTGGCAACTGAACCGCTCCTGGCTGGGGAGTACCGATCGACGCAACAATTTTCGGCCTGATCCAGATCTGCCGGGTGGTTGGGAGAAGGTGACCCCGGTTGACTATCGGGATGGGGAGTACGATCGGGGCCACATGATTCCGTCAGGCGATCGCACGGCCAGTCCGGAGGATAACTCTGCCACATTTCTGATGACGAATATTGTGCCCCAGACTCCCGATAATAATCAGGGACCCTGGCGTGAGTTGGAGGAATATTGCCGTTATCTGGCCCTGCGGGGTCAGGAACTGTATATCGTGAGTGGCACAGCAGGACGGCGGAGCACGATCGGCAAAAATCGAGTCGTGGTTCCGGCCAGACTCTGGAAAATTGTCGTGGTCCTGGATGAACCAGGAACGGGGCTGCGGGGGATTACGCCCAATACAAGGGTGATGGCGGTGGATATGCCGAACATTGAAGGCATTCGCAATCGGAACTGGCGGACATATTACACGACGGTCGATCGTCTGGAGCAACTGACTGGCTATGACTTTTTATCGACGGTTGATCCGAAAATTCAGCAGGTGATTGAAGCCAGACAATCCAGCTAA
- the glgP gene encoding alpha-glucan family phosphorylase → MRPIRTFNVSPSLPTRLEPLRKLAYNIHWDWDFDAKDLFRRLDRDLWESSRHNPALMLGTISQDRLREAAEDEGFIAHMERAAQQLDDYIQERTWYRRQREAKARSQDGGNPPLQNCYAYFSAEFGLTDSLPIYSGGLGVLAGDHLKSASDLGLPLVGVGLLYQEGYFAQYLNADGWQQERYPINDFYNMPLHLERNPDGSELRIAVDYPGRKVYARIWRIQVGTVPLYLLDTNIEPNNPYDHDITDELYGGDIDMRIDQEMMLGIGGVRMLKALGLTPTVYHMNEGHSAFLALERIRMMIQDEGLTFVEARQVAKASQIFTTHTPVPAGIDLFPADKVMHSLGYYAQIFGLSREQFLALGRENSGDLASPFSMAILAIKLATFVNGVSRLHGIVSQSMFKNLWPHVPVDEVPITSITNGVHARSCVAKSTQELYDRYLGPNWSDAPTDHPLWERVESIPNEELWRNHERCRSELVVFVRDRLQKSLRERGASPVEIGNAQDVLDPSVLTIGFARRFATYKRATLFLRDLDRIKRIMLNRDRAVQFVIAGKAHPKDSPGKELIRQIVHYIREEGMSRHVVFIPDYDIYVSRLMVAGCDVWLNTPRRPREASGTSGMKAAMNGLPNLSVLDGWWDEADYVRTGWAIGHGEDYSDPDYQDEVEANALYDLLEQEVVPLFYQRDGEGIPRGWVAKMKQAIRLNCPLFNTARMVRDYAMRGYFPASDRYHTMIADNYAPAKELARWHTKLFEHWYNIKIEDVDVSGADASATVEAAVPAEIQVNQTIAVKACLNLSTLTPNDVQVELYQGTVNTDGEIANGISVVMDYQGQDSQGHCIYTANITYLSSGLQGLSLRVLPKHEYLASPYDTRLILWAQ, encoded by the coding sequence ATGCGGCCTATTCGTACCTTCAATGTCTCCCCCTCCCTGCCGACTCGGCTGGAACCGCTCAGGAAACTGGCTTACAACATCCATTGGGATTGGGACTTCGATGCTAAAGATCTGTTCCGCCGTCTGGATCGGGATCTGTGGGAATCCAGCCGTCACAATCCAGCCCTGATGCTGGGAACCATCAGCCAGGATCGACTGCGCGAAGCAGCAGAAGATGAAGGATTCATTGCCCACATGGAGCGGGCAGCCCAGCAGTTGGACGACTACATTCAAGAGCGAACCTGGTATCGGCGACAGCGAGAAGCAAAAGCCAGGAGCCAGGATGGAGGCAATCCGCCTCTACAAAATTGCTACGCCTATTTTTCGGCTGAGTTTGGCCTGACCGATTCCCTGCCCATTTACTCTGGGGGCCTGGGGGTGCTGGCCGGAGATCATTTGAAATCAGCCAGCGACCTGGGGTTACCCCTGGTGGGAGTGGGTCTGCTGTATCAGGAAGGATATTTTGCCCAGTACCTGAATGCGGATGGCTGGCAGCAAGAGCGCTATCCGATCAATGACTTTTATAATATGCCATTGCACCTGGAACGGAATCCAGATGGCTCTGAACTGCGGATTGCAGTAGATTACCCCGGTCGCAAAGTCTATGCCCGCATCTGGCGGATCCAGGTCGGGACCGTCCCCCTATACCTACTGGATACGAATATAGAGCCCAACAACCCCTACGACCACGACATCACCGATGAGTTGTATGGCGGGGATATTGATATGCGGATTGACCAGGAAATGATGCTGGGAATTGGCGGCGTACGCATGCTGAAAGCCCTGGGCCTGACTCCCACGGTTTATCACATGAACGAGGGACACTCCGCTTTCCTGGCCCTGGAACGGATTCGCATGATGATTCAGGACGAGGGTCTGACCTTTGTAGAAGCCCGACAGGTCGCCAAAGCCAGCCAGATTTTCACCACCCACACTCCTGTTCCTGCCGGAATCGACCTCTTCCCCGCTGACAAGGTGATGCACTCCCTGGGCTACTACGCCCAGATTTTTGGCCTCTCCCGAGAACAGTTTTTGGCCTTGGGTCGGGAGAATTCGGGAGATCTCGCTTCCCCATTCAGTATGGCGATCCTGGCGATCAAATTGGCTACTTTTGTGAATGGGGTTAGTCGGCTGCATGGGATCGTCTCCCAGTCAATGTTTAAGAATCTCTGGCCCCATGTGCCTGTAGATGAGGTGCCGATTACCTCAATTACCAACGGGGTCCATGCCCGCAGTTGTGTCGCCAAGTCTACCCAAGAACTCTACGATCGCTATCTGGGACCAAACTGGTCCGATGCCCCGACCGATCATCCCCTCTGGGAACGGGTAGAGTCCATTCCCAATGAGGAACTCTGGCGCAACCACGAACGCTGTCGCTCGGAACTGGTGGTCTTTGTCCGCGATCGCTTGCAGAAGAGCCTGCGGGAACGAGGAGCATCTCCAGTGGAGATTGGCAATGCCCAGGATGTCCTTGACCCATCCGTGCTGACGATCGGATTTGCGCGACGGTTTGCCACCTACAAGCGAGCCACCCTGTTTCTCCGGGATCTGGACCGGATTAAACGGATCATGCTTAACCGCGATCGAGCCGTACAGTTTGTGATTGCAGGTAAGGCTCACCCCAAGGACAGTCCCGGCAAAGAACTGATCCGGCAAATTGTCCACTACATTCGGGAAGAGGGCATGAGTCGCCATGTAGTTTTCATCCCGGACTATGACATCTACGTATCCCGTTTGATGGTTGCTGGATGCGATGTCTGGTTGAACACTCCCCGGCGTCCTCGGGAAGCCTCTGGCACCAGCGGTATGAAGGCAGCCATGAATGGGTTACCCAATCTGAGTGTGCTGGATGGTTGGTGGGATGAAGCGGATTATGTGCGCACGGGCTGGGCGATCGGCCATGGAGAGGATTATAGCGACCCGGATTACCAGGATGAGGTGGAGGCCAACGCACTCTACGATTTACTGGAACAGGAAGTGGTTCCCCTGTTTTATCAACGGGACGGAGAGGGGATTCCCCGGGGCTGGGTGGCCAAGATGAAGCAGGCGATTCGTCTAAACTGCCCTCTGTTCAACACCGCTCGGATGGTGCGGGATTATGCCATGCGAGGCTATTTCCCGGCCAGCGATCGCTACCACACGATGATTGCCGACAATTATGCTCCGGCGAAGGAGTTGGCCCGCTGGCACACCAAACTATTTGAGCACTGGTACAACATCAAGATTGAGGATGTGGATGTTTCTGGGGCGGATGCTAGTGCGACGGTAGAAGCCGCTGTTCCAGCGGAGATCCAGGTGAATCAAACCATTGCAGTTAAAGCCTGCCTGAATTTGAGCACGTTGACGCCCAATGATGTCCAGGTCGAGCTTTATCAGGGCACTGTCAATACGGATGGCGAAATCGCGAATGGGATTTCGGTGGTGATGGACTACCAAGGGCAGGACTCCCAGGGCCACTGTATCTACACCGCGAATATTACTTATCTGAGCAGCGGTCTCCAGGGGCTTTCCCTGCGGGTGCTGCCCAAGCATGAGTATCTCGCCAGTCCTTACGATACGCGGTTGATCCTCTGGGCTCAATGA
- a CDS encoding nuclease A inhibitor family protein: MKPVEVIRQLQKASEGLRYVSETDYPFTVLHWQDQVLADLSLQSLLRLTGHAPDLPVTMETLETFFAIAAQPQDWHDEEGQEVVRRYQALLRVLQVFLQDVRVYRVGRVTIEVYILGQIANDIAGLATRIVET; encoded by the coding sequence ATGAAACCAGTTGAGGTCATCCGGCAACTCCAGAAAGCTTCTGAGGGTTTGCGGTATGTGAGTGAGACAGATTATCCATTTACGGTTCTGCACTGGCAGGACCAGGTGCTGGCTGATCTGTCTCTTCAGTCCCTCTTGCGGCTAACGGGGCATGCCCCCGACTTGCCTGTGACGATGGAAACCCTGGAAACTTTTTTTGCGATCGCAGCTCAGCCTCAAGACTGGCATGACGAGGAGGGGCAGGAGGTGGTCCGGCGTTATCAGGCGTTGTTGCGGGTGCTACAGGTGTTCTTGCAGGATGTGCGGGTGTATCGGGTGGGGCGGGTGACGATCGAGGTTTACATCCTGGGTCAGATCGCGAATGATATTGCAGGACTTGCAACGAGGATCGTGGAAACGTGA